Proteins found in one Thalassophryne amazonica chromosome 1, fThaAma1.1, whole genome shotgun sequence genomic segment:
- the abhd10b gene encoding mycophenolic acid acyl-glucuronide esterase, mitochondrial isoform X2 yields MAAVSVVLCRRRFSQILRTGGLSVSSLKRFDGVRWKSTVQFASRPDLPKLAYKRVKGKSPGVVFLPGYASNMNGQKAEALEEFCRSLGHSILRFDYTGHGASEGVLAEGTIGTWKKDVLFVLDELVEGPQILVGSSIGGWLMLLVAIARPEKTAALVGIATAADHIVTSFKALPLEVRKEFEEKGEWTVPTKHSEEGVYRFSMDFLREAENHCVLQGPIPITCPVRLIHGLKDEDVPWHISMQVAERILSNDVDVILRRQGQHRMSEKDDIKLMVYTIDDLIDKLTTMV; encoded by the exons ATGGCAGCCGTGTCGGTAGTGTTGTGTCGCAGACGATTTTCACAGATTTTAAGGACTGGGGGACTCTCTGTTTCGTCTCTAAAGCGCTTTGACG GAGTAAGATGGAAATCCACAGTTCAGTTTGCTTCACGGCCAGACCTTCCAAAACTGGCCTACAAAAGAGTGAAGGGCAAGAGTCCAGgtgtggttttcctcccaggttatGCATCTAACATGAACGGTCAGAAAGCAGAGGCGCTGGAGGAGTTCTGCAGGTCATTAGGACATTCGATTCTCAG GTTTGATTACACGGGCCATGGGGCCTCAGAGGGGGTGCTTGCTGAAGGAACTATCGGTACTTGGAAAAAAGATGTCCTGTTTGTGTTGGATGAGTTGGTAGAAGGACCTcag ATACTTGTGGGTTCCAGTATAGGAGGTTGGCTTATGCTGCTGGTAGCCATTGCACGACCAGAGAAGACTGCTGCACTGGTGGGCATCGCCACTGCTGCTGACCACATTGTCACATCATTCAAAGCTCTTCCTCTGGAG GTACGTAAGGAGTTTGAGGAGAAGGGGGAGTGGACAGTTCCAACTAAACACTCAGAGGAGGGTGTGTACAGATTTAGCATGGACTTCCTACGCGAGGCAGAAAATCACTGTGTGCTCCAGGGTCCCATCCCCATCACCTGCCCCGTGCGGCTCATTCATGGGTTGAAGGATGAAGACGTCCCCTGGCACATTTCTATGCAGGTTGCTGAACGTATCCTGAGCAATGACGTGGATGTGATCCTCAGGCGGCAAGGCCAGCATCGCATGTCTGAGAAAGATGACATCAAGCTGATGGTCTACACCATTGATGACCTCATCGACAAGTTAACAACAATGGTCTGA
- the abhd10b gene encoding mycophenolic acid acyl-glucuronide esterase, mitochondrial isoform X1, protein MVYDELTVQFSVCIFSCLHPVHLCAMWLYSLVLCLAGVRWKSTVQFASRPDLPKLAYKRVKGKSPGVVFLPGYASNMNGQKAEALEEFCRSLGHSILRFDYTGHGASEGVLAEGTIGTWKKDVLFVLDELVEGPQILVGSSIGGWLMLLVAIARPEKTAALVGIATAADHIVTSFKALPLEVRKEFEEKGEWTVPTKHSEEGVYRFSMDFLREAENHCVLQGPIPITCPVRLIHGLKDEDVPWHISMQVAERILSNDVDVILRRQGQHRMSEKDDIKLMVYTIDDLIDKLTTMV, encoded by the exons ATGGTGTATGACGAACTTAC TGTTCAGTTTTCAGTGTGTATTTTCTCTTGCCTTCATCCTGTTCATCTCTGTGCCATGTGGCTTTACAGTCTGGTTTTGTGTCTGGCAGGAGTAAGATGGAAATCCACAGTTCAGTTTGCTTCACGGCCAGACCTTCCAAAACTGGCCTACAAAAGAGTGAAGGGCAAGAGTCCAGgtgtggttttcctcccaggttatGCATCTAACATGAACGGTCAGAAAGCAGAGGCGCTGGAGGAGTTCTGCAGGTCATTAGGACATTCGATTCTCAG GTTTGATTACACGGGCCATGGGGCCTCAGAGGGGGTGCTTGCTGAAGGAACTATCGGTACTTGGAAAAAAGATGTCCTGTTTGTGTTGGATGAGTTGGTAGAAGGACCTcag ATACTTGTGGGTTCCAGTATAGGAGGTTGGCTTATGCTGCTGGTAGCCATTGCACGACCAGAGAAGACTGCTGCACTGGTGGGCATCGCCACTGCTGCTGACCACATTGTCACATCATTCAAAGCTCTTCCTCTGGAG GTACGTAAGGAGTTTGAGGAGAAGGGGGAGTGGACAGTTCCAACTAAACACTCAGAGGAGGGTGTGTACAGATTTAGCATGGACTTCCTACGCGAGGCAGAAAATCACTGTGTGCTCCAGGGTCCCATCCCCATCACCTGCCCCGTGCGGCTCATTCATGGGTTGAAGGATGAAGACGTCCCCTGGCACATTTCTATGCAGGTTGCTGAACGTATCCTGAGCAATGACGTGGATGTGATCCTCAGGCGGCAAGGCCAGCATCGCATGTCTGAGAAAGATGACATCAAGCTGATGGTCTACACCATTGATGACCTCATCGACAAGTTAACAACAATGGTCTGA